Part of the Chthoniobacterales bacterium genome is shown below.
TGCGTGCGATTGCAGAGCCGCGTCAAAAAGACAATGACTCTGGACCGCCTCATCAGGCGTCACGCAACCAAAACGACCATCGAGTTTGCCCGCCCGTTCCGCGAGATAAGCCGCCCACATTTGCATAAAACAATCGGGAAATCCGGGCTCAAAGATACCACCCGTAATGGTGGGAAAAGGCCCATGAAAGCCAAGGTCGGTGCGCTGCCAGATTTGCTCCTTGCCGCGTTGGAAAGTCCAGAGTGACTTCGGTTCCTTGGTGCTATATTTCACCCCGCCCTCGGTGCCGAGAATTTCGAGAAACCAAGTGTTAGTTTCGCCGGGGGCGAGTCGCTTCATCTCGAAACGCACGGGCACTTCGCTGCCGTCCACCTCGACATCGGTGTGGAGCAAGGCGTTATCCCAAGTGTCGCACGGTGCCATGCCGCCTTTGCCGTCAGGACGTTCGTGGTAGATTTTTTGCAACTGCGCATAGACGCGTTTTGGCTTCCATCCAATTCGGAAAGGCACGTGGACAACATGCATTCCCAGATCTCCCATCACGCCAATCTCGCCACAGGTTCTAACCTGGCGTTTCCAATTGACGGCCTTGGTCGGGTCGAGATCGCTGCTGTGATGAAAACCTGAGCGGACTTCGAGTAATTTCCCGAGCTGTCCGCCGAGGGCGACCTGATAGGCGCGCTGGGCTCCGGGCAGGAAAGGAAACTCGGAGCTGCATCTAACAAAACGACCGGAAGCCCTGGCTGCTTCCGCA
Proteins encoded:
- a CDS encoding Gfo/Idh/MocA family oxidoreductase; translation: MNDTVRIGIIGGGLMGREVASALARWFVLDGFPVKAELTAVCDLVEKQREWFRQIPTIKLLTADHHELLASSEVDVVYVAVPHNLHEALYLDVLKAGKDLFAEKPFGINLKSARTIAEAARASGRFVRCSSEFPFLPGAQRAYQVALGGQLGKLLEVRSGFHHSSDLDPTKAVNWKRQVRTCGEIGVMGDLGMHVVHVPFRIGWKPKRVYAQLQKIYHERPDGKGGMAPCDTWDNALLHTDVEVDGSEVPVRFEMKRLAPGETNTWFLEILGTEGGVKYSTKEPKSLWTFQRGKEQIWQRTDLGFHGPFPTITGGIFEPGFPDCFMQMWAAYLAERAGKLDGRFGCVTPDEAVQSHCLFDAALQSHAEKRAIELV